A section of the Chloroflexota bacterium genome encodes:
- a CDS encoding aldo/keto reductase, producing the protein MPTAELGQTGMRVSRLGFGTALWRSERPYWTEESAHAVYKAALDAGIDFIDTAFDYAFAEEWIGSGLGNRYGEFALATKCGCTNTRPTQNNSDHLWTRENFHYNIDVSLERLERESVDILQPHNPTVAEFEGGDLGRALSEIRDAGKARHIGISTTLPHLPVFLEMGIFATMQIPYSALEREHEDWITKVADSGVGTIIRGGIAQGEGDTRQPAAKWDQFARAGLDELRQDGESRSAFVLRFTLSHPHIHTIIVGTSRAEHLAENVAAVRSGPLSADVYAEAKARLDAIGQSPSPVG; encoded by the coding sequence CTGCCGACGGCGGAATTGGGCCAGACCGGCATGCGGGTATCGCGGCTCGGCTTCGGCACCGCGCTCTGGCGGTCCGAACGGCCGTACTGGACCGAAGAATCCGCGCACGCGGTGTACAAAGCGGCCCTTGACGCGGGCATCGATTTCATAGACACGGCATTTGACTACGCGTTCGCCGAGGAGTGGATCGGCAGCGGGTTGGGCAATCGCTACGGGGAATTCGCACTCGCCACCAAGTGCGGCTGCACCAATACGAGACCGACGCAGAACAATTCCGACCACCTCTGGACGCGTGAGAACTTCCACTACAACATCGACGTGAGCCTGGAGCGCCTGGAGCGCGAAAGCGTCGACATTCTGCAGCCGCACAATCCAACCGTTGCCGAATTCGAGGGAGGCGATTTGGGACGCGCGCTGTCGGAAATCCGCGATGCCGGCAAGGCCCGCCACATCGGTATTTCAACCACCCTGCCGCACCTTCCAGTTTTCCTGGAGATGGGGATATTTGCGACGATGCAGATCCCCTACTCGGCGCTCGAACGCGAACACGAGGATTGGATCACGAAGGTGGCCGATTCCGGTGTAGGCACGATCATCCGCGGCGGAATCGCCCAGGGCGAGGGCGACACGCGGCAACCGGCTGCCAAATGGGATCAGTTCGCGCGCGCCGGCCTTGACGAGCTGCGCCAGGACGGCGAGAGTCGGTCCGCGTTCGTACTGCGGTTCACGCTATCGCACCCGCACATCCACACCATCATCGTCGGGACCTCGCGGGCCGAACACCTTGCCGAGAACGTCGCCGCGGTGCGCAGCGGGCCGCTGTCGGCGGACGTGTACGCCGAGGCCAAGGCCCGTCTGGACGCGATCGGCCAGTCGCCGTCCCCGGTCGGCTGA
- a CDS encoding amidohydrolase family protein — translation MERSVSLPRFVDSHVHYYDMQHPELVYSHWGPDVVHPTLGTRVRTLGERNFLAEDFIELTRPFNVAKAVHVQAAIGSPDPVAETAWLQEAADRTGFPHGIIAAADLSSADAETTLQRHCRFANMRGVRDFEVADRLDDPATLRGFALLEEMGLIASMNVTWEHMARVRSIAERHPELQMVVDHTGSPRGRTREYIADWRRGMATAAGAGNVWCKLSGLGMTDHEWSTDSIRPFIEYCIETFGVERCFFGTNWPVDSLFSSYEAVVAAYAEITAGLSEGDRTALHAGNAERLYRI, via the coding sequence ATGGAGCGATCCGTGAGTCTGCCGCGATTCGTTGATTCGCATGTTCACTACTACGACATGCAACACCCCGAACTGGTCTATTCGCACTGGGGTCCGGACGTGGTTCACCCGACGCTGGGGACCCGCGTGCGCACGCTCGGCGAACGAAATTTCCTGGCCGAGGACTTTATCGAATTGACGCGCCCCTTCAACGTGGCCAAAGCCGTCCACGTCCAGGCCGCGATCGGCTCGCCCGATCCGGTTGCCGAAACCGCCTGGCTCCAGGAAGCGGCCGACCGCACCGGTTTCCCGCACGGCATCATCGCCGCCGCCGACCTCTCGAGCGCCGACGCCGAGACGACGCTGCAGAGGCACTGCCGGTTTGCCAACATGCGCGGAGTCAGGGATTTCGAAGTGGCCGATCGGCTTGACGACCCGGCCACTCTGCGCGGGTTCGCGCTGCTCGAGGAGATGGGCCTGATCGCAAGCATGAATGTGACCTGGGAACACATGGCCCGGGTTCGCTCGATCGCCGAGCGTCATCCGGAACTGCAGATGGTGGTCGACCACACCGGCTCGCCGCGGGGGCGGACGCGCGAGTACATCGCCGACTGGCGCCGCGGAATGGCCACCGCGGCCGGGGCCGGCAACGTCTGGTGCAAGCTCTCCGGACTGGGGATGACCGACCACGAATGGAGCACCGATTCAATCCGGCCGTTCATCGAATACTGCATCGAAACCTTCGGCGTCGAGCGTTGCTTTTTCGGTACGAACTGGCCGGTCGACAGCCTCTTTAGCAGCTACGAAGCGGTCGTTGCCGCCTACGCCGAGATAACCGCCGGGCTGAGCGAGGGCGACCGGACCGCCCTGCACGCCGGCAACGCCGAAAGGCTCTATCGGATTTGA
- a CDS encoding Gfo/Idh/MocA family oxidoreductase gives MGMSRKSARSQFGVRARIGVIGTGWWATQHHIPSLLNYPAADLVGICDLKPEKLQRAADYYDIPGRFTDHRELLAANLDGVVVAVQHAYHYQVARDALDAGVSVLVEKPMTLHAHEAWDLVDRAAAGDLHLMVGYTFHFTRHAKAAHEIVRSGRLGEIQFVSGLFATMVESYLRGRPQDYVDHFQFPVTGPEPSTYSDPAIAGGGQGVLQVTHPMGMVLWVTGLHAIEVTGFVENFDLAVDLADAFSYRLSNGGVGVMGSTGGVRPHQSPLQANTYFGSAGIIEQDLTGGILRVSYHDGTSEDFADLTGDELYPQHAPARALVDLIGKGGENRAPGTVGARVVEFLEAGYRSSAEGRTARIPARPGD, from the coding sequence ATGGGCATGAGCCGGAAATCCGCTAGGAGTCAATTCGGGGTGCGCGCGCGAATCGGGGTGATCGGCACCGGGTGGTGGGCAACCCAGCACCATATCCCCAGCCTCTTGAACTACCCGGCGGCCGACCTGGTGGGGATTTGCGACCTGAAGCCGGAAAAGCTCCAGCGGGCCGCCGATTATTACGACATTCCCGGCCGCTTCACCGACCACCGCGAGCTGCTGGCGGCGAACCTCGACGGCGTCGTGGTCGCGGTCCAGCACGCCTACCACTACCAGGTCGCCCGCGATGCCCTGGACGCGGGCGTGAGCGTCTTGGTGGAAAAACCGATGACCCTGCACGCGCACGAGGCGTGGGACCTGGTGGATCGGGCCGCGGCCGGGGACCTGCACCTGATGGTCGGCTACACGTTTCACTTCACCCGCCACGCCAAGGCCGCCCACGAAATCGTCAGGTCGGGCCGGCTGGGGGAAATCCAGTTTGTTTCGGGGCTGTTCGCCACGATGGTCGAATCGTATCTGCGGGGACGCCCGCAAGATTATGTCGACCATTTCCAGTTCCCGGTCACCGGACCCGAGCCATCGACGTACTCCGATCCGGCGATCGCCGGCGGCGGACAGGGCGTTCTCCAAGTCACGCATCCGATGGGAATGGTGCTCTGGGTGACCGGCCTGCACGCGATCGAGGTCACCGGGTTCGTCGAGAACTTCGATCTCGCCGTCGACCTGGCGGACGCCTTCTCGTATCGCCTCAGCAACGGCGGCGTCGGGGTGATGGGATCCACCGGAGGGGTCCGTCCCCACCAGTCACCGCTCCAGGCCAACACCTACTTCGGCAGCGCGGGGATCATCGAGCAGGACCTGACCGGCGGGATCCTGCGGGTCAGCTACCATGACGGGACGTCGGAGGACTTCGCGGATCTGACCGGGGACGAACTCTATCCCCAGCACGCTCCGGCCAGGGCCCTGGTCGACCTGATCGGCAAGGGAGGCGAGAACCGCGCGCCGGGCACCGTCGGCGCCCGAGTGGTCGAATTCCTCGAAGCCGGTTACCGGTCCTCGGCCGAAGGCCGGACCGCCCGGATCCCCGCCCGTCCAGGAGATTGA
- a CDS encoding class I SAM-dependent methyltransferase, which produces MESGPRRDASERLLAAGIAAAESGALPDRLLRFAARRFCERRLASAARGWSPLSLADWKGQLSDGPIAPEPASANRQHYEVPTDFFSAVLGPRLKYSCCFWPPGTNTLAEAEVAALETYRSRAGIQDGMRVLDLGCGWGALALWLAESCPGVHVTAVSNSSTQQAHIRSRARTRGLKNVEAVAADVNSFDPGRRFDRVVSIEMFEHLRNYRAMLARIRSWLKPDGRLFIHVFAHNRLTYGFEPGGAGDWVARHFFSGGLMPGRDLLPCFGEDFQLERDWWWSGRHYQLTAEAWLSQMDAEQEKVLQILSRTHGQVEARRWYRRWRLFFIACAEQWGFSGGNEWGVGHYLLAPRFDNADC; this is translated from the coding sequence ATCGAATCCGGCCCGCGGCGCGATGCCTCGGAACGGTTGCTGGCCGCCGGGATCGCCGCCGCCGAGTCCGGGGCCCTGCCGGACCGGTTGCTGCGGTTTGCCGCGCGCCGGTTCTGCGAGCGCCGCCTGGCCTCGGCCGCACGCGGTTGGTCGCCGCTGTCGCTAGCGGACTGGAAAGGGCAGTTGAGCGACGGGCCGATCGCGCCCGAGCCAGCGTCCGCCAATCGCCAACACTACGAGGTCCCTACCGATTTTTTCAGCGCCGTGCTAGGACCGCGGCTCAAGTACAGCTGTTGCTTCTGGCCACCGGGAACGAACACCCTGGCCGAAGCGGAAGTGGCGGCTTTGGAGACCTACCGTTCGCGGGCCGGGATCCAGGACGGGATGCGGGTGCTGGACCTGGGGTGCGGATGGGGAGCGCTGGCGTTGTGGCTGGCAGAATCCTGCCCCGGAGTCCACGTCACCGCGGTTTCCAATTCCTCAACCCAGCAGGCCCACATCCGATCCCGGGCACGGACCCGGGGGTTGAAAAACGTCGAAGCGGTAGCCGCCGACGTGAATTCCTTCGATCCCGGGCGTCGGTTCGACCGCGTCGTGTCAATTGAGATGTTCGAGCACCTGCGCAATTACCGCGCCATGCTGGCCCGCATCAGGAGTTGGCTCAAGCCCGACGGACGCCTGTTCATCCATGTTTTTGCCCACAACCGGCTCACGTACGGATTCGAACCCGGCGGCGCCGGCGATTGGGTCGCCCGCCATTTTTTCAGCGGCGGATTGATGCCCGGACGCGACCTGCTGCCGTGCTTTGGCGAAGACTTCCAATTGGAGCGGGACTGGTGGTGGTCAGGGCGGCACTACCAGTTGACGGCCGAAGCCTGGCTGTCGCAGATGGATGCCGAGCAAGAAAAAGTGCTACAGATTCTCTCGCGAACCCATGGGCAGGTTGAGGCCCGGCGCTGGTACCGCCGGTGGCGGCTGTTTTTCATTGCCTGCGCCGAGCAATGGGGTTTCTCGGGCGGAAACGAATGGGGCGTGGGCCACTATCTGCTCGCACCGCGATTCGATAACGCCGATTGCTAG
- a CDS encoding L-rhamnose mutarotase, with translation MQRVGFLLKVREDRIDEYKRHHRAVWPDMLSALRRHGWRNYSLFMAPDGLLFGYFEADESFAESLAGMADEEVNTRWQEFMAEFFEGPPGHPDQRMLELEQVFFLD, from the coding sequence GTGCAGCGCGTCGGGTTCCTCCTCAAGGTACGTGAAGACCGGATCGACGAGTACAAGCGTCACCACCGCGCGGTCTGGCCGGATATGCTGTCCGCATTGCGCCGGCACGGTTGGCGAAACTACTCGCTGTTCATGGCCCCCGACGGATTGCTGTTCGGCTATTTCGAGGCTGATGAGAGCTTTGCTGAAAGCCTTGCCGGGATGGCCGACGAGGAGGTAAATACCCGCTGGCAGGAATTCATGGCCGAATTCTTCGAGGGCCCGCCGGGCCACCCCGACCAGCGCATGCTGGAGCTGGAGCAGGTCTTTTTTCTTGACTGA
- a CDS encoding MFS transporter has product MIREVISGAYLRGSGALRHRDFRWVLLGGLSGQSAYWALIIARGVFILAATGSSGLVGLATFAAMAPRFIVPPLSGYVSDRFDRRTVLAAAYGFQLGHAVLLSALALTDSIEVWQIVALALIDGSFRTFQITATQSLIPNLVPRNLLLNAVALNQLAIQGSRLVGPAVIAPLLLLQGPQAAFVASIFLYAFGIASVMAIRVRSSGELTGGEKLAASLWAAYRFVWGNRPLRWLFILVALHCAMTMSFESMLPVLARDALGEATASVSYLMMGVGGGAVVGVVIVAGLQSAALRGQALLVTGLLSGASMVLLAVSSNVTVAIVGAAAMGGSQAAFMAIGIAMIQSLAPDGMRGRITGLEQINIGGNMAVLNLVNGIAADAVGAPAVLTVMGTGFVAVVFISLAVATLRAIYSGALRAASGSVAVHA; this is encoded by the coding sequence GTGATCCGAGAGGTTATCTCCGGCGCCTACCTGCGCGGGTCCGGCGCGCTGCGTCACCGCGACTTTCGTTGGGTCCTGCTGGGCGGCCTCAGCGGCCAGTCGGCCTACTGGGCGCTGATCATCGCCCGCGGGGTGTTCATCCTGGCGGCTACCGGGTCCTCGGGGCTGGTCGGGCTGGCCACGTTCGCCGCGATGGCGCCGCGCTTTATCGTTCCGCCGCTGTCCGGGTACGTGTCCGACCGATTCGACCGACGCACCGTCCTGGCGGCCGCCTACGGATTCCAGCTGGGTCACGCGGTCCTGCTTTCGGCGCTTGCGCTCACCGATTCGATCGAGGTCTGGCAAATCGTTGCCCTGGCCCTGATTGACGGATCGTTCCGGACATTCCAGATAACCGCCACCCAGAGCCTTATTCCAAACCTGGTACCGCGCAACCTGCTACTAAACGCGGTGGCGTTGAATCAACTGGCGATCCAGGGCTCGCGCTTGGTCGGACCGGCGGTCATCGCCCCGCTGCTGCTGTTGCAGGGGCCGCAGGCGGCATTCGTGGCCAGCATATTTCTCTATGCATTCGGCATTGCCAGCGTGATGGCGATACGCGTCAGGTCATCGGGTGAACTCACCGGCGGAGAGAAATTGGCCGCCAGCCTCTGGGCCGCCTACCGGTTCGTCTGGGGCAACCGGCCGCTGCGCTGGCTGTTCATCCTGGTCGCTCTGCACTGCGCCATGACGATGTCATTCGAGTCGATGCTGCCGGTCCTGGCGCGCGACGCCCTGGGTGAGGCAACCGCGAGCGTTTCCTACCTGATGATGGGCGTCGGCGGCGGAGCCGTCGTCGGGGTGGTGATTGTTGCCGGACTGCAGAGCGCGGCCCTGCGCGGACAGGCGCTGCTGGTGACGGGATTGCTCAGCGGGGCATCGATGGTCCTGCTGGCGGTCTCCTCGAACGTGACCGTGGCGATCGTCGGGGCGGCGGCGATGGGCGGCTCGCAGGCCGCTTTCATGGCGATCGGCATCGCCATGATCCAATCGCTGGCCCCGGACGGGATGCGGGGCCGCATAACCGGCCTGGAGCAGATCAACATCGGCGGCAACATGGCGGTCCTGAATCTGGTCAACGGTATCGCCGCCGACGCGGTCGGCGCTCCGGCCGTCCTTACCGTCATGGGGACCGGGTTCGTCGCGGTGGTTTTCATCAGCCTGGCCGTCGCCACGCTGCGGGCGATCTACTCCGGCGCGCTCCGTGCCGCCTCAGGATCGGTGGCGGTCCACGCCTGA
- a CDS encoding DUF1365 domain-containing protein, with protein sequence MNSCIYEGVVRHARHRPVRHKFSFRLFLLYLDLEEIDAVFADRLFWSANRPAPARFRRGDHLGDPDLPLDEAVRRLVRDRTGSRPGGPVRLLTHLSYFGYCFNPISIYFCFAPDGSAIDFLVLEVSNTPWRERHCYVLDTRGQTGRVLLQDNQKQFHVSPFMGMQMGYRWAVGIPGEALAVSVQGSDPAGGMFVAEMELERVPIRGASLARCLVKYPFITGRVLAAIYWQAFRLLLKGAPFFPHPGKRTDNRTSGHAPPANVRNQIEKRTGGRN encoded by the coding sequence ATGAATAGCTGCATATACGAAGGCGTAGTCCGGCATGCCCGCCACCGGCCGGTGCGGCACAAGTTCTCATTCCGGCTGTTCCTGCTGTACCTGGACCTGGAGGAAATCGACGCGGTGTTCGCCGATCGCCTGTTCTGGTCCGCGAATCGCCCCGCGCCGGCCCGCTTCCGGCGGGGCGACCACCTGGGCGACCCCGACCTGCCGCTGGACGAAGCGGTGCGCAGGCTGGTACGGGACCGGACCGGCAGTCGGCCCGGCGGGCCGGTGCGATTGCTGACGCACCTTAGTTATTTCGGCTACTGCTTCAACCCGATCAGCATCTATTTCTGCTTCGCCCCGGATGGATCGGCGATTGATTTCCTGGTTTTGGAGGTAAGCAACACGCCCTGGAGGGAACGCCACTGCTACGTCCTGGATACGCGCGGCCAAACCGGTAGGGTCCTGCTCCAAGACAACCAGAAGCAATTCCACGTATCCCCTTTCATGGGGATGCAGATGGGGTACCGCTGGGCGGTAGGTATTCCCGGGGAAGCGCTGGCCGTGAGCGTGCAGGGTTCGGATCCGGCCGGCGGGATGTTTGTTGCCGAAATGGAATTGGAGCGCGTTCCCATTCGCGGAGCGAGTCTGGCCCGCTGTCTGGTCAAGTACCCGTTCATCACCGGCCGGGTCCTGGCAGCGATTTATTGGCAAGCTTTCCGGCTCCTGCTCAAGGGAGCGCCGTTCTTTCCTCACCCGGGCAAGCGCACCGACAACCGAACTTCGGGCCATGCACCTCCCGCAAACGTTCGGAACCAGATTGAAAAGCGGACCGGCGGCCGCAATTGA